One segment of Carya illinoinensis cultivar Pawnee chromosome 13, C.illinoinensisPawnee_v1, whole genome shotgun sequence DNA contains the following:
- the LOC122292812 gene encoding dof zinc finger protein DOF2.1-like, which produces MDPSSEQHQEMPAHMLENMMVCLKAQPDQRKPRPQPEQALKCPRCDSTNTKFCYYNNYSLSQPRYFCKSCRRYWTKGGTLRNVPVGGGCRKNKRSSSSSSKRSQDQPLTPNTNPLGSLPSLSYDSPNDLSLAFARLQKQSCGQLGFDDHDFQMGNAAATHFDLLGNPAGMNGSANTTPPGFLGSLRNGFLDSQNIFPNFYYGYSDNVNMGEADNGGTGGVVGVNGEMALPYEEMSNAETTTAVTVTTMKQEFCNGRENENRVLWGFPWQLNGNGSMADLDSGRESWNNGATPSWHGLINSPLL; this is translated from the coding sequence gaaatgcctGCCCATATGCTGGAAAACATGATGGTATGCTTAAAAGCACAGCCTGATCAGAGGAAACCAAGGCCTCAACCAGAGCAAGCTCTAAAATGTCCAAGATGTGACTCCACCAACACCAAGTTCTGTTACTACAACAACTACAGCCTCTCTCAGCCAAGATACTTCTGCAAGTCATGCAGAAGATACTGGACCAAAGGAGGAACTTTGAGGAATGTCCCAGTTGGAGGAGGCTGCAGGAAGAACAAAAggtcatcatcttcatcatcaaagAGGAGCCAAGATCAACCACTCACACCCAACACCAACCCATTGGGAAGCCTCCCATCCCTATCTTATGACTCTCCCAATGATCTCAGTCTTGCATTTGCTAGGCTCCAAAAACAGTCATGTGGGCAGTTGGGTTTCGATGACCATGATTTCCAAATGGGAAATGCTGCCGCCACCCATTTTGATTTACTAGGAAACCCTGCAGGAATGAATGGCTCTGCAAACACGACTCCTCCTGGTTTTCTTGGCTCTCTTAGGAATGGCTTTCTTGATAGCCAGAACATTTTCCCTAATTTCTATTATGGGTATAGTGATAATGTGAACATGGGAGAGGCTGACAATGGTGGTACTGGAGGTGTTGTTGGGGTTAATGGAGAAATGGCTCTGCCATACGAAGAAATGAGCAATGCAGAAACAACAACGGCTGTGACGGTGACAACCATGAAGCAAGAATTTTGTAATGGCAGAGAAAATGAGAATCGGGTTTTGTGGGGCTTCCCTTGGCAGCTCAATGGGAATGGAAGCATGGCTGATCTTGATTCCGGAAGAGAAAGCTGGAATAATGGAGCTACTCCATCTTGGCATGGTCTCATTAACAGCCCTCTATTGTAG